In Xenorhabdus nematophila ATCC 19061, one DNA window encodes the following:
- a CDS encoding IS982 family transposase, translating into MYNLEELYCCVDDFCQKFIPLWHQQLIENGLRKRHREASLSLSEVMMILILFHMSHYRDFKTFYIEHVKQYFTADFPGLVSYTRILTLKKRALIPLCAFLSSRKAQTQGIAFIDSTKIAVCHNLRIPRHRVFEGMAQRGKTSTGWFYGFKLHLVINDCGELLAVKLTAGNQDDRQPVRALTKGLTGCLYGDKGYLSQALCDELEAEGVTLITNVRNNMKTKALSLWDRLMLRRRFLIETVVDQLKNISQIEHSRHRSQLGFLLEVAAGLIAYTFQPKKPSLNLRDNEIAIFKRS; encoded by the coding sequence ATGTATAATTTAGAAGAACTTTACTGCTGCGTCGATGACTTTTGCCAAAAATTTATCCCTCTCTGGCATCAACAACTCATTGAAAATGGATTACGTAAACGGCACCGTGAGGCATCCCTTTCTCTCAGTGAAGTCATGATGATCCTCATTTTATTTCATATGAGTCATTATCGTGATTTTAAAACATTTTATATTGAACATGTAAAACAATATTTTACAGCCGATTTTCCCGGATTAGTCAGCTATACTCGTATCCTCACCCTGAAGAAAAGGGCGCTTATTCCTTTATGCGCTTTTCTTTCATCACGTAAGGCGCAAACTCAAGGGATTGCTTTTATTGATTCTACCAAAATTGCTGTTTGTCACAATCTTCGTATTCCCCGTCATCGCGTATTTGAAGGGATGGCACAACGAGGTAAAACGAGTACAGGCTGGTTTTATGGCTTTAAACTTCATTTGGTTATCAATGATTGCGGTGAATTGTTAGCCGTGAAACTCACCGCAGGAAACCAGGATGATCGTCAGCCAGTCAGAGCGCTGACAAAAGGACTAACAGGATGTTTGTATGGTGATAAGGGGTATTTATCCCAGGCTTTATGCGATGAGTTAGAAGCGGAAGGTGTCACGTTAATCACCAATGTCCGGAATAACATGAAAACCAAAGCATTATCTCTCTGGGATAGGTTGATGTTAAGACGGAGATTTTTGATAGAAACGGTCGTCGACCAGCTCAAAAATATTTCTCAGATAGAGCATTCAAGGCATCGCAGTCAGCTCGGTTTTTTGTTGGAAGTTGCTGCCGGTCTTATTGCTTATACATTCCAACCTAAAAAACCGAGCTTGAATCTACGGGATAATGAAATCGCTATCTTTAAACGAAGCTGA